GCCCGGTGCCGTACGGCGTCCGAAGAGCTGCCTCAGAACAGTAGGGCCGAGGCGGGGTCCTCGAGGATTCCGGCCACGTCGGAGAGGAAGCGCGAGCCCTTCTCGCCGTCGATGTGCCGGTGGTCGAACGACAGGGCCAGAGTGGTGATCTGGCGCGCCACGATGTCGTCACCCACGACCCACGGCTGCTTGCGCACCGCGCCGAAGCACATGATCGCGGACTCACCCGGGTTGATGATCGGGGTGCCCGCGTCGACGCCGAAGACGCCGACATTGGTGATCGTGAACGTGCCGCCGCTCATCTCGGCCGGCTGCGTCTTGCCGTCGCGAGCCGTCGCGGTGAGCTGGTTGAGCGCACTGGCCAGGCCGTGCAGGTCGAGCGTGTCGGCGTCCTTGACGTTGGGTACGACGAGGCCACGCGGCGTCGCGGCGGCGATGCCGAGGTTGACGTAGCGCTTGAGGACGACTTCCTGCGCCTGCTCGTCCCAGAAGGAGTTGATCTCCGGAGTACGACGCATGGCGAGCATGACGGCCCGGCTCAGCACCAGTAGCGGGCTGACCTTGACGTCCTTGAACTCGCGGCGCTTCTTCAGCCGGTCGACGAACTCCATGGTGCGCGTGACGTCGACCGTGATCCACTCGGTGACGTGGGGTGCGGTGAAGGCCGAGCCCACCATCGCGCTCGCCATCATCTTGCGCACGCCCTTGATCGGTTCGCGCGTCTCGCGCTCTCCGCTGGTTGGGGTGCGAAGGCGCTCTGGTGCCTGAGCCTCGATATCCGCGGAGCCACCACTCTGGGCACCTTCGACATCGGCCCGCGTGATCACCCCATCCGCACCGGAGCCGGCGAGGGTGGCGAGGTCGATGCCGAGGTCCTTGGCGAGCTTGCGCACGGGCGGCTTGGCCAGTGCGCGCACCTCGGAGGGCGACTGGACGCGCGAGGGGACCAGAGCCGGAGCGGGCTCCGCGGCCGCATGGCGCGCGGAGGTCGCGGGGACCGCCGGCTCGTCGGACTCGATGACCGGCTCGCTCTGGGCGCCGCCGGGCGCGAAGGCACCCTGCACCTGCATCTGAGTCGCGGCAGCCGACTCGCTGGATGGCGAGGCCGAGCCCTTGCGGGGCCGGCGCAGCGGGCCACGGTCGGCCTTCATCCGGCCGACGAGCGACTCGCCCTCCCCACTGCCACTCGCAGCGGGGTTGGACAGGTCGATCACCATGTCCGGCGCCGGGGTGGCAGCTACCGGAGCGGTGGCCTCGGACGGGTCGCCGATCGAGATGATCGGGGTGCCCACGGGCACCATCTCGCCCTCGGCGACCATCAGCGCGAGCACCGTGCCGGCGTACGGCGACGGCAGCTCGACCAGGGACTTCGCGGTCTCGATCTCGACGATGACGTCGTTGATCTCGATCACGTCGCCCACCTTGATCTTCCAGGTGACGATCTCGGCCTCGGTGAGGCCTTCGCCGACGTCGGGGAGCTTGAACTCAGACATTCGTACGGTTTCCTTTCAGGTCACCGGGTTTCGAGGCTCAGGCGCGGGGCGCCTTCGCACCTCAACCCAAGCCTCAGAAGTCGAGCGAGCGGTCGACGGCGTCGAGCACCCGGTCGAGGTCGGGGAGGTAGTCCTCCTCGATCCGTGACGCCGGGTAAGGGATGTCGAAGCCACCGACACGCAGCACCGGGGCCTCCAGGGAGTAGAAGCACTCCTCGGCGATCCGGGCCGAGACCTCGGCGCCCATGCCGAGGTTGACGTGCGCCTCGTGGGTGATGATCGCGTGGCCGGTGCGGCGTACGGACTCGAAGACCGGGCCCATGTCGAGCGGCGAGAGCGTGCGCAGGTCGATGACCTCGAGCGACTTGCCCTCGGTCGCGGCAGCCTCGGCGGCCTTGAGCGCCGTCTTGACCGTCGGGCCGTAGGCCAGCACGGTCGCGTCGGTGCCGGCGCGGACGACGCGGCTGGTGAACAGCGGGTCGGGGGTGGCCGACTCGTCGAGCTCGGCCTTGTCGGCGTGGTACTGCCGCTTGGGCTCGAGGAAGATCACGGGGTCGTCGCTCGCGATGGCCTGCTGGATCATCCAGTAGCCGTCGACGGGGTTGGAGCACGCCACGACCTTGAGGCCGGGGGTGTGCGCGAACTGCGCCTCGGGCGACTCGGAGTGGTGCTCGACCGCGCCGATGCCGCCGCCGAACGGGATGCGGAT
This is a stretch of genomic DNA from Nocardioides sp. InS609-2. It encodes these proteins:
- a CDS encoding alpha-ketoacid dehydrogenase subunit beta, whose translation is MSTTKITLAKGLNMGLRKAMEDDPKVLIMGEDVGKLGGVFRITDGLQKDFGEDRVIDSPLAESGIVGTAVGMALRGYRPVVEIQFDGFVYPAYDQIVCQVAKMSYRSKGRSKMPMVIRIPFGGGIGAVEHHSESPEAQFAHTPGLKVVACSNPVDGYWMIQQAIASDDPVIFLEPKRQYHADKAELDESATPDPLFTSRVVRAGTDATVLAYGPTVKTALKAAEAAATEGKSLEVIDLRTLSPLDMGPVFESVRRTGHAIITHEAHVNLGMGAEVSARIAEECFYSLEAPVLRVGGFDIPYPASRIEEDYLPDLDRVLDAVDRSLDF
- a CDS encoding dihydrolipoamide acetyltransferase family protein codes for the protein MSEFKLPDVGEGLTEAEIVTWKIKVGDVIEINDVIVEIETAKSLVELPSPYAGTVLALMVAEGEMVPVGTPIISIGDPSEATAPVAATPAPDMVIDLSNPAASGSGEGESLVGRMKADRGPLRRPRKGSASPSSESAAATQMQVQGAFAPGGAQSEPVIESDEPAVPATSARHAAAEPAPALVPSRVQSPSEVRALAKPPVRKLAKDLGIDLATLAGSGADGVITRADVEGAQSGGSADIEAQAPERLRTPTSGERETREPIKGVRKMMASAMVGSAFTAPHVTEWITVDVTRTMEFVDRLKKRREFKDVKVSPLLVLSRAVMLAMRRTPEINSFWDEQAQEVVLKRYVNLGIAAATPRGLVVPNVKDADTLDLHGLASALNQLTATARDGKTQPAEMSGGTFTITNVGVFGVDAGTPIINPGESAIMCFGAVRKQPWVVGDDIVARQITTLALSFDHRHIDGEKGSRFLSDVAGILEDPASALLF